One region of Termitidicoccus mucosus genomic DNA includes:
- a CDS encoding sulfate adenylyltransferase subunit 1: MDLLRFTTAGSVDDGKSTLIGRLLYDSKAIFDDQLDAIERATEQRGEEHLNLALLTDGLRAEREQGITIDVAYRYFATPRRKFIIADTPGHIQYTRNMVTGASTANLAIILIDARNGIVEQTLRHSFIASLLRIPHLVVCVNKMDLVDFDKAVYDGIVQQFSRFASRLEIPDIKFIPISALHGDNVVEKSPRTPWYEGGPLLYTLETVYIGSDANHIDARFPVQTVIRPNNDAWHDFRGFAGRVAGGVFKPGDSVVAFPSGFTSRIKEIHGPDGPVPEAFTPMSVTITLEDDIDISRGDMLVKPNNPPAATQDVEAMICWFASDKKLQPNGKYLLRHTTRETKTVVKEVRYKVDINTLHKIESDFEIGMNDIARIRLRTTTPLGADSYHRNRQTGAFILVDEFTHATVAAGMIV, encoded by the coding sequence ATGGATCTTCTCCGCTTCACCACGGCGGGAAGCGTGGACGACGGGAAATCCACCCTCATCGGGCGCCTGCTCTACGACTCGAAAGCCATCTTCGACGACCAGCTCGACGCCATCGAGCGCGCCACCGAGCAGCGCGGCGAGGAGCACCTCAATCTCGCCCTCCTCACCGACGGGCTTCGCGCCGAGCGCGAGCAAGGCATCACCATCGACGTCGCCTACCGCTACTTCGCCACGCCGCGCCGCAAGTTCATCATCGCCGACACGCCCGGCCATATCCAATACACGCGCAACATGGTCACCGGCGCCTCGACCGCCAACCTCGCCATCATCCTCATCGACGCGCGCAACGGCATCGTCGAGCAAACCCTCCGGCACTCCTTCATCGCCTCGCTGCTCCGCATCCCCCACCTCGTCGTCTGCGTGAACAAGATGGACCTCGTCGATTTCGACAAGGCGGTTTACGACGGCATCGTCCAGCAGTTCTCGCGCTTCGCCTCCAGGCTCGAAATCCCGGACATAAAATTCATCCCGATCAGCGCGCTTCACGGCGACAACGTGGTCGAAAAATCCCCCCGCACGCCGTGGTACGAAGGCGGCCCGCTGCTCTACACGCTCGAGACCGTCTACATCGGCAGCGACGCCAATCACATCGACGCCCGCTTCCCCGTGCAAACCGTCATCCGGCCAAACAACGACGCCTGGCATGACTTCCGCGGTTTTGCCGGACGCGTCGCCGGCGGCGTCTTCAAACCCGGCGATTCCGTCGTCGCCTTTCCCTCCGGCTTCACCAGCCGCATCAAGGAAATCCACGGCCCCGACGGTCCCGTTCCGGAGGCATTCACGCCCATGTCCGTCACCATCACGCTGGAGGACGACATCGACATTTCGCGCGGCGACATGCTGGTGAAACCCAACAACCCGCCCGCGGCCACCCAGGACGTCGAGGCCATGATTTGCTGGTTTGCCTCGGACAAAAAACTCCAGCCCAACGGCAAATACCTCCTCCGCCACACGACCCGCGAAACCAAGACCGTGGTCAAGGAAGTGCGCTACAAGGTTGACATCAACACGCTGCACAAAATCGAAAGCGATTTCGAAATCGGCATGAACGACATCGCGCGCATCCGCCTGCGCACCACGACTCCGCTCGGAGCGGATTCCTACCATCGCAACCGGCAGACCGGCGCCTTTATCCTGGTGGACGAATTCACCCACGCCACGGTCGCCGCGGGCATGATCGTGTGA